From a region of the Bermanella marisrubri genome:
- a CDS encoding cytochrome c-type biogenesis protein, with product MKTLLLIIGLFLSTQSLAIVEGHAYQFTEGSEQENEKKAELFRELAVELRCPKCQNQNLADSNATISSDLRRELYTQIKQGNDREEIIDFMVDRYGEFVLYRPKVNSLTYALWYGPVILLALVAVIAIIIIKRRKRINDEEYQDQKQNKSALMSDEERARAEALLNSDKRSNEEDKDA from the coding sequence ATGAAAACACTGCTTCTGATCATAGGCTTATTTTTGAGTACTCAGTCACTGGCTATCGTGGAAGGTCACGCCTACCAGTTTACGGAAGGCAGTGAGCAAGAGAATGAGAAAAAAGCGGAGTTATTTCGCGAACTAGCAGTGGAACTGCGCTGCCCTAAGTGTCAAAACCAAAACCTAGCCGATAGTAATGCCACCATTTCTAGTGATCTGCGACGCGAATTGTATACGCAAATCAAGCAAGGTAATGATCGTGAAGAGATCATCGACTTTATGGTGGATCGCTATGGTGAATTTGTTTTGTATCGTCCAAAGGTCAATTCACTGACTTATGCTTTGTGGTATGGCCCGGTGATATTACTGGCACTGGTTGCCGTGATTGCGATCATCATTATCAAACGTCGTAAACGCATTAATGATGAAGAATACCAAGACCAGAAACAAAACAAATCTGCGCTTATGAGTGATGAAGAACGGGCCCGTGCTGAGGCGCTACTCAACTCAGACAAGAGAAGTAACGAAGAGGATAAAGACGCATGA
- the ccmI gene encoding c-type cytochrome biogenesis protein CcmI: MTSLWIGIAVLTALAVVFLCLPLFIRLRSGELVRDQANIEIYKQQLKDLDADLKAERISKEDHQALTDEVKQNLLQDAESSKSETNHTSGKPLIPIMAFILIVSGVLLYAHLGSENELIIKELLESSMDPNTDMATMRENADELMQRLTIVVDETPEDVEAWYLLGRIQSDLGRYDEAVFSFSQVLQYLDPEQKADKAAAMAQLAQAQFFANDRVLDKATESLLIDALEINPRDSMVLGLLGIASYENQNYMDAVRYWTRLQGLMPPSDPNRQAIAGGINKAKDNLSADQLDELEQERLDAIKASIKVTVNVDDSLKDQLPEQADLFVLAKAEQGPPMPLAVQRLQVSEWPVTVTLDDSMAMMDNLKLSEFESVVITARISKSGVGNAKAGDLEGNSKAISSSSQSATVMIDDIL; this comes from the coding sequence ATGACCAGTTTGTGGATAGGAATTGCAGTACTAACAGCTCTGGCCGTTGTGTTCTTATGCTTGCCTTTGTTTATTCGTCTACGCTCCGGTGAACTGGTACGTGATCAAGCAAATATTGAAATCTACAAGCAGCAGCTAAAAGATTTGGATGCCGATCTTAAAGCGGAACGCATTTCTAAAGAAGATCACCAAGCATTAACTGACGAAGTAAAGCAGAACTTGTTGCAAGACGCCGAATCCTCCAAGTCTGAAACCAATCATACCAGCGGTAAACCATTGATTCCGATCATGGCATTCATTCTGATTGTTTCCGGTGTGTTGTTATACGCGCATCTTGGTAGTGAAAATGAGCTCATAATTAAAGAGTTATTGGAATCCAGTATGGATCCTAATACGGACATGGCAACTATGCGTGAAAATGCCGACGAGCTTATGCAGCGCCTGACGATTGTCGTAGACGAAACGCCAGAAGATGTAGAGGCTTGGTATCTACTCGGTCGAATTCAATCAGACTTAGGCCGCTATGATGAAGCCGTGTTTTCTTTTAGTCAGGTCTTACAATACTTAGACCCTGAACAAAAAGCGGATAAAGCCGCAGCCATGGCACAGTTGGCGCAAGCGCAATTTTTTGCGAACGATCGCGTATTAGATAAAGCGACGGAATCGTTGTTAATTGATGCTTTAGAAATCAATCCACGGGATTCTATGGTATTGGGTTTGCTGGGCATTGCTTCCTATGAAAATCAAAACTATATGGATGCCGTGCGTTACTGGACGCGCTTACAGGGTTTGATGCCACCCAGTGATCCTAATCGACAAGCCATTGCCGGCGGTATTAATAAAGCCAAAGATAATCTCTCTGCAGATCAACTGGATGAACTTGAGCAAGAACGTCTTGATGCCATTAAAGCCAGCATTAAAGTGACGGTGAATGTTGATGATTCGTTGAAGGATCAGCTACCCGAGCAAGCGGATTTATTCGTACTAGCTAAAGCAGAACAAGGGCCGCCTATGCCACTTGCAGTGCAGAGATTGCAGGTGAGTGAATGGCCGGTAACTGTGACGCTAGATGATTCTATGGCAATGATGGACAATTTAAAGCTCAGTGAGTTTGAATCAGTGGTGATCACGGCACGCATTTCTAAGAGTGGAGTGGGCAACGCAAAAGCGGGAGACTTAGAAGGGAACTCTAAAGCGATTTCGTCTTCTTCTCAATCTGCCACTGTTATGATTGATGACATTCTGTAG
- a CDS encoding TonB-dependent receptor plug domain-containing protein produces the protein MQIKIDVASNIPKTVNKQPSTVTLITRDMIERSNAVYLMDLLQNVPGFWAGADTIGTFSLSFRGIWGMEAKILLIVDGIEQNELSFGSLPLGNRFPVSTIEQIEIIRGPGSVKYGGQAALAVIKVSSISQKTETALSSHAEVIKQGLVENSISLYHGGTLSDETSSSAKYDMTLSAGYGDYSVARWQGLDGYEQDLKNYSNSQPLHAWLKLQEGQQYIQVQYDRFEQEDRLLFGDAGLFYSPNERYQEANTLSFEHLALQAYSRSPISSVWDSESKLTLVNQKPWNSDNQYGQTVSRDATRYRLDQTFYWHGKRDQDIAFGLFYYQEYEKVTRSFLFDSTTRFDNDNSIEQINVGGYFQHSLYLPFANVTYGARYEDHDAIGKEWVPRLAINSNWDSTYLKFVYNQAFKTPQFDTLASAKNSGSAITKTEKTLSTELELGYRISSAGRLSYNVFWLEIQDFIGFNPSSASNVTLGDISNFGHELMFHWKTDVITMNASYSLFLVDQNSIEAIGIANEKNALLGIPNHMLKFDASLPIQTNASIYSKLNIISSRYACTTDINLICGEPEKLSEEYDWEISYQKRYDKWRYGMGIKNILDEKILYVQPYRGSQSPIQGLPRRLSLDVHYRF, from the coding sequence ATGCAAATCAAGATTGATGTTGCATCCAACATCCCCAAAACCGTCAATAAGCAGCCCAGCACAGTTACACTAATAACCCGAGATATGATTGAGCGCTCCAATGCGGTGTATTTAATGGATTTGTTACAGAACGTCCCAGGGTTTTGGGCAGGTGCAGATACTATTGGTACCTTCTCACTTAGTTTTCGTGGTATCTGGGGAATGGAGGCCAAGATTTTATTAATTGTGGATGGTATAGAACAAAACGAGCTGTCATTTGGATCATTGCCATTAGGTAATCGCTTTCCTGTTTCTACCATTGAACAAATAGAGATCATTCGTGGACCGGGTTCTGTGAAATACGGAGGGCAAGCAGCGCTTGCCGTCATCAAAGTGAGCAGTATCAGTCAAAAAACAGAAACAGCCCTATCTTCCCACGCCGAAGTGATTAAGCAGGGTTTGGTTGAGAACAGTATTAGCCTTTATCACGGCGGAACGCTGTCAGATGAAACATCCTCAAGCGCAAAATATGACATGACCTTATCTGCAGGGTATGGAGACTATAGTGTCGCGCGATGGCAAGGCCTAGATGGCTACGAGCAAGATCTCAAGAACTACAGTAATAGCCAACCGCTTCATGCATGGCTGAAACTACAAGAAGGCCAGCAATACATACAAGTTCAGTATGATCGCTTTGAGCAAGAGGACCGTCTTCTTTTTGGCGATGCCGGTTTATTTTATTCGCCCAATGAGCGCTATCAAGAAGCCAACACCTTAAGCTTCGAACATCTGGCCCTGCAAGCATATTCTCGCAGCCCAATCTCTAGTGTCTGGGACTCCGAAAGTAAACTAACACTGGTTAATCAGAAACCATGGAATAGCGATAACCAGTATGGCCAAACCGTTAGTCGAGACGCCACTCGATATCGATTAGATCAAACTTTTTACTGGCACGGAAAGCGTGATCAGGATATCGCCTTTGGGCTTTTCTACTACCAAGAATATGAAAAAGTAACAAGGTCGTTCCTGTTTGATTCTACTACCCGTTTTGACAACGACAATAGTATTGAACAAATAAACGTTGGTGGCTATTTTCAACACAGCCTCTACCTGCCATTTGCCAATGTGACATATGGTGCGCGCTATGAAGATCATGATGCAATTGGTAAAGAGTGGGTACCGCGTCTCGCCATCAACAGCAATTGGGACAGCACTTACCTCAAATTTGTCTACAACCAAGCATTTAAAACACCTCAATTTGACACCTTAGCCAGCGCTAAAAATTCAGGTTCGGCTATAACGAAAACAGAAAAAACGTTATCCACGGAATTAGAGTTGGGATATCGAATCAGCTCAGCTGGACGCCTTAGCTATAACGTTTTCTGGTTAGAGATCCAAGACTTTATCGGTTTCAACCCATCCTCCGCGAGCAATGTCACCTTAGGCGATATTAGTAATTTTGGTCATGAACTCATGTTCCACTGGAAAACAGACGTTATCACGATGAATGCCAGCTACTCATTGTTTTTGGTCGACCAGAACAGTATTGAAGCTATCGGAATAGCGAATGAAAAAAATGCACTCTTGGGCATCCCCAACCATATGCTGAAATTCGACGCGAGTTTACCAATTCAGACGAACGCTTCCATTTACTCAAAGCTGAATATCATCTCTTCACGTTATGCATGTACCACAGACATCAACTTGATCTGTGGCGAACCAGAGAAGCTATCGGAAGAATATGACTGGGAGATCAGTTATCAAAAACGCTATGATAAATGGCGGTATGGTATGGGAATCAAAAATATATTGGATGAAAAAATATTGTACGTTCAACCCTACAGAGGATCTCAATCACCGATACAAGGTTTGCCGCGGCGATTGAGCTTGGATGTACACTATCGCTTTTAA
- a CDS encoding DsbE family thiol:disulfide interchange protein, whose amino-acid sequence MKRWMLFIPFIIFFLLGVLLWRGLYLDPKDIPSALIDKPFPEFELPILLSDENKTKADILGQPLLINVWGTWCVSCKVEHPFLVDLSQQGIAIMGINYKDDNDAARRWLKDLGDPYIFSVDDEDGTLSMDLGVTGAPETFFVDAKGIVRYRHQGPITASNWDKIKPHYDALNEEQ is encoded by the coding sequence ATGAAACGTTGGATGCTATTTATACCTTTTATTATTTTCTTTTTGCTCGGTGTTCTACTTTGGCGTGGACTGTATTTAGATCCTAAAGACATTCCGTCGGCACTGATTGATAAACCGTTTCCTGAATTTGAGTTGCCGATTCTTTTGTCCGATGAGAACAAGACCAAAGCCGATATTCTAGGTCAGCCATTGCTGATCAATGTATGGGGCACTTGGTGTGTGAGTTGTAAAGTGGAGCACCCGTTCCTTGTGGATTTATCGCAGCAAGGCATCGCCATTATGGGCATCAATTACAAAGACGATAATGACGCTGCACGTCGTTGGCTAAAAGACTTAGGCGACCCTTATATTTTTAGTGTTGATGACGAAGACGGTACGCTTTCAATGGATTTAGGTGTCACAGGTGCACCAGAAACCTTCTTTGTTGATGCAAAAGGTATCGTGCGTTATCGACATCAAGGACCGATTACTGCCAGCAACTGGGATAAGATTAAACCTCACTATGACGCATTAAATGAGGAGCAATAA